From Pongo pygmaeus isolate AG05252 chromosome 1, NHGRI_mPonPyg2-v2.0_pri, whole genome shotgun sequence, one genomic window encodes:
- the SIKE1 gene encoding suppressor of IKBKE 1: MSCTIEKILTDAKTLLERLREHDAAAESLVDQSAALHRRVAAMREAGTALPDQYQEDASDMKDMSKYKPHILLSQENTQIRDLQQENRELWISLEEHQDALELIMSKYRKQMLQLMVAKKAVDAEPVLKAHQSHSAEIESQIDRICEMGEVMRKAVQMDDDQFCKIQEKLAQLELENKELRELLSISSESLQARKENSMDTASQAIK, encoded by the exons ATGAGCTGCACCATCGAGAAGATCCTGACAGACGCCAAGACGCTGCTGGAGAGGCTGCGGGAGCACGATGCGGCCGCCGAGTCGCTGGTGGATCAGTCGGCGGCGCTGCACCGGCGGGTAGCCGCTATGCGGGAGGCGGGGACAGCGCTTCCGGACCAG TATCAAGAGGATGCATCCGATATGAAGGACATGTCCAAATACAAACCTCACATTCTGCTGTCCCAAGAGAACACACAGATTAGAGACTTGCAACAGGAAAACAGAG agctgtGGATTTCCTTGGAGGAACACCAGGATGCTTTGGAACTCATCATGAGCAAGTATCGGAAACAGATGTTACAGTTAATGGTTGCTAAAAAAGCTGTGGATGCTGAACCAGTCCTGAAAGCTCACCAGTCTCACTCTGCA gaaattGAGAGTCAGATTGACagaatctgtgaaatgggagaagTGATGAGGAAAGCAGTTCAGATGGATGATGACCAGTTTTGTAAGATTCAGGAAAAATTAGCCCAATTAGAG cttgaaAATAAGGAACTTCGAGAATTATTGTCCATCAGCAGTGAGTCTCTTCAAGCCAGAAAGGAAAACTCAATGGACACTGCTTCCCAAGCCATCAAATAA